In Anaerolineales bacterium, the following proteins share a genomic window:
- a CDS encoding FAD-binding oxidoreductase, which translates to MNQQIYWHTTVNMPGEEHATTPLPEKVDVAVIGGGFTGLSTARTLAKRNLKVVVLEAETIGWGASSRNGGMTLTGLKPSMQSVIKKYGRDLAKQLFQVSLDSVDTVEQVVKEEKIDCGFKRYGHLYVASKPHHFDSFYDEVDFMAKEFNHKVRVVPPNELRDEIGSAIYHGGIVDEVSGGLNPAQYVAGLARAAEKAGASLHARARVNSLTRRGTRFFIQTKRGNVEAESVLVGTSGYTGNVTKKLQRKIIPIGSFIIATEKLPDELARELSPKNRMIFDSMHYLNYFRLWDNRMIFGGRAAFFPENKNTITRSAEILRRGMIRVYPQLKEAKIEYVWGGTLDFAFDMMTHVGEMDGVYYSLGYAGHGVAMASHLGKTVAEAMLNGNIKEHPFAQFDFPGAPLGLYNGFPWFLPIAGAWQKVLDWVE; encoded by the coding sequence ATGAATCAGCAAATCTACTGGCACACCACCGTCAACATGCCCGGCGAGGAACACGCCACGACTCCCCTCCCCGAAAAGGTGGATGTAGCGGTCATTGGCGGCGGGTTCACGGGTTTGAGCACGGCGAGAACGCTGGCAAAACGCAACCTGAAGGTTGTAGTACTGGAGGCAGAGACCATTGGCTGGGGCGCGAGTTCACGCAACGGCGGCATGACGTTGACCGGGCTCAAGCCTTCGATGCAAAGCGTAATCAAAAAATATGGGCGGGATTTGGCGAAACAATTATTTCAAGTCTCGTTGGATTCGGTGGATACAGTCGAGCAAGTTGTGAAAGAAGAGAAGATTGATTGCGGCTTCAAACGCTACGGGCATCTGTACGTTGCGTCCAAGCCACATCACTTCGATTCCTTTTATGACGAAGTGGATTTCATGGCAAAAGAGTTCAATCACAAAGTCCGTGTTGTTCCGCCAAATGAATTGAGAGACGAGATCGGTTCAGCGATCTATCACGGCGGCATCGTGGACGAGGTGAGCGGCGGGCTGAACCCGGCGCAATATGTCGCAGGGTTGGCGCGGGCGGCGGAAAAGGCTGGGGCGTCACTCCACGCGCGGGCGCGGGTAAACAGCCTCACCCGTCGCGGGACGCGGTTCTTCATCCAAACAAAAAGAGGGAATGTAGAAGCCGAATCCGTGTTGGTGGGCACGTCGGGCTACACGGGGAACGTCACGAAAAAATTGCAACGAAAAATTATCCCGATTGGATCGTTCATCATCGCCACTGAAAAGTTACCCGATGAACTCGCGCGTGAACTCAGCCCGAAGAACCGCATGATCTTCGATTCGATGCACTACCTGAATTATTTTCGGCTGTGGGATAACCGGATGATCTTCGGCGGGCGCGCCGCTTTCTTCCCTGAAAACAAAAACACGATCACACGCTCCGCAGAAATTTTGCGGCGCGGGATGATTCGTGTGTATCCGCAATTGAAAGAGGCAAAGATCGAATACGTTTGGGGCGGCACGCTGGACTTTGCCTTCGACATGATGACGCACGTCGGCGAGATGGACGGGGTGTATTATTCGCTCGGCTATGCCGGGCACGGTGTGGCGATGGCTTCGCACTTGGGTAAAACAGTCGCCGAGGCAATGTTGAACGGAAATATCAAAGAGCATCCGTTCGCGCAATTCGATTTTCCCGGCGCGCCGCTGGGACTGTATAACGGCTTCCCGTGGTTCCTGCCTATCGCGGGCGCGTGGCAAAAAGTTTTGGATTGGGTCGAATAA
- a CDS encoding alpha/beta fold hydrolase, with protein sequence MNNSTLIYLHGSESDSTSGKAKQFREWFPGMVTPDFTGSFEERMIQLEPILAEKSDWTIIGSSFGGLMGTVYTCKNPTRVRKLILLAPALLREPFGSFLDLQPASNPVTIIHGTRDDVVPLEAAREVAQTLFTNLTYLIVDDDHRLHKTLHELDWKKIFQERGL encoded by the coding sequence ATGAACAATTCGACGCTCATCTATCTCCACGGCTCAGAAAGCGACAGCACCAGCGGCAAAGCCAAACAATTCCGCGAGTGGTTTCCCGGCATGGTCACACCCGACTTCACCGGCTCGTTTGAAGAACGAATGATTCAACTCGAACCGATACTTGCCGAAAAATCAGATTGGACGATCATCGGCTCTTCCTTCGGCGGATTGATGGGGACTGTGTACACGTGCAAGAATCCGACGCGTGTGCGGAAATTAATCCTGCTTGCGCCGGCTCTCCTGCGGGAGCCCTTCGGTTCTTTTCTCGACCTTCAACCTGCCTCTAACCCTGTGACCATCATCCACGGGACGCGGGACGACGTGGTCCCGCTCGAAGCCGCGCGCGAGGTCGCGCAGACGTTGTTCACCAACCTCACCTATCTCATCGTGGACGACGACCACCGCCTGCACAAAACTTTGCATGAGTTGGATTGGAAGAAAATTTTTCAGGAACGCGGACTTTAG
- a CDS encoding LOG family protein yields the protein MNISVFGGAQPRPDSPEYEDARSLGEMLARRGHTVLTGGYIGVMEAVSRGAHEAGGHVIGVTCEDIESWRKVSKNQWVKEEWRRKTLLDRMQAIIEGCDAAIAMPGGLGTLAEISVMWNLMAVESLPRRPLILVGQGWQATLDQFFSSFESYMPFQQRDSLSFAEDVHDVVKKLEGWKVSG from the coding sequence ATGAACATCTCTGTTTTTGGCGGCGCGCAGCCGCGACCTGATTCTCCCGAATATGAAGACGCCCGCTCGTTGGGCGAGATGCTCGCGCGGCGCGGTCACACCGTGTTGACGGGCGGCTACATCGGCGTGATGGAAGCCGTCTCGCGCGGCGCGCACGAAGCGGGCGGACACGTGATCGGCGTGACGTGCGAGGACATTGAGTCGTGGCGGAAGGTGAGCAAGAACCAGTGGGTGAAAGAGGAATGGCGGAGGAAGACGCTGCTCGATCGGATGCAAGCCATCATCGAGGGATGCGATGCGGCGATCGCCATGCCAGGCGGACTCGGCACACTGGCGGAAATATCCGTGATGTGGAATTTGATGGCGGTGGAGTCGTTGCCCCGAAGACCGTTGATACTGGTCGGGCAAGGGTGGCAAGCTACACTCGACCAGTTTTTCTCGTCGTTTGAATCGTACATGCCTTTTCAGCAACGCGATTCGTTGTCGTTTGCGGAGGATGTGCATGATGTTGTTAAAAAGTTAGAAGGTTGGAAAGTTTCAGGTTAA
- a CDS encoding DUF1684 domain-containing protein, whose protein sequence is MADKTYENEVMAWREARYAALTGENGWVALAGLYDLKEGRNLVGSTTMSEVVLPEQAPTYLGVVEVSGKTIRFQPANGINVKVNGRAVQKATLKTAQDPKPSFITWNHIRMVVHRHGDTLSMRIWDNDRSDRFTLPPLKWFPVNKKFKFNATYTRYPKPKASPQDDSTGDVIEEQLTGVLSFRYEGKTYKLDVTQTQSKKLFVKFRDGTSSKESYPPSRYLYTDAPKQGKVILDFNYAYSPPCAFTPYATCVFAPPQNTLPFRVEAGEIYRG, encoded by the coding sequence ATGGCTGACAAAACCTACGAAAATGAAGTTATGGCTTGGCGTGAGGCAAGATACGCCGCGCTGACCGGCGAAAACGGCTGGGTGGCGCTGGCAGGTTTGTACGATCTCAAAGAGGGGAGAAACCTTGTCGGCTCGACGACGATGAGCGAGGTAGTTCTCCCCGAACAGGCGCCGACGTACCTCGGCGTGGTCGAAGTGTCGGGTAAAACCATCCGCTTTCAACCGGCAAACGGCATCAACGTGAAAGTCAACGGCCGGGCTGTCCAAAAAGCGACGCTCAAAACCGCGCAAGACCCGAAACCGAGTTTCATCACGTGGAATCACATCCGCATGGTCGTTCATAGACATGGGGATACGCTCTCGATGCGCATCTGGGATAACGACCGCTCGGATCGCTTCACGCTCCCGCCGCTGAAATGGTTCCCAGTCAACAAGAAATTCAAGTTCAACGCGACGTATACGCGCTATCCCAAACCCAAAGCCTCGCCGCAAGACGATTCGACCGGCGATGTGATCGAAGAGCAACTGACCGGCGTGCTCTCGTTCCGATATGAGGGCAAGACCTATAAACTCGACGTTACGCAAACGCAAAGCAAAAAACTGTTCGTCAAATTCCGCGATGGCACCAGCAGTAAAGAATCCTATCCGCCGAGCCGTTATCTCTATACCGACGCGCCGAAACAGGGCAAAGTAATTTTAGATTTCAACTACGCCTACAGTCCGCCGTGCGCGTTCACGCCGTACGCCACATGCGTCTTTGCGCCGCCGCAGAACACGCTCCCCTTCCGCGTGGAAGCGGGCGAAATTTATCGAGGATGA
- a CDS encoding DNA alkylation repair protein, translating into MPAIDLARLKKQTARLADLFNQPNDFLRELKELLDFYVNRTLRSQGVAPSSVLPTYRTPPTVLRQIETELSPLAESNPIQALELADALWDDGWLETRLLAAFLLGRIPPQEERLLARLTAWTQAIRDPSVRAALLTTSLTRLRKETPDLFITLVKEWLVPTRQRMWSNGLQAIIPLISSEEFDNLPPIFEIVEPIFKASPAALQFDLRDLLIALHKTAPDETLYFLQQILKESNSPMPKVALRRMSPELPADLQQQVREMLRRTKA; encoded by the coding sequence ATGCCCGCCATTGACCTCGCCCGCCTCAAAAAACAAACCGCACGATTGGCTGACCTCTTCAACCAACCGAATGATTTTTTGCGCGAGCTCAAAGAACTGCTCGACTTCTACGTCAACCGAACATTGCGGAGTCAAGGTGTGGCGCCATCGTCAGTGCTTCCCACCTACCGAACGCCTCCGACCGTGTTACGACAGATCGAAACCGAACTCAGCCCGCTTGCAGAATCGAATCCGATCCAAGCCCTCGAACTCGCCGACGCGCTCTGGGACGACGGCTGGCTCGAAACGCGTCTGCTCGCCGCGTTTTTGCTGGGGCGCATCCCTCCGCAAGAGGAACGCCTGCTCGCGCGCCTCACCGCATGGACTCAAGCCATCCGCGACCCGTCGGTGCGAGCCGCCTTACTGACGACCAGCCTCACCCGTCTAAGAAAAGAAACGCCCGATCTCTTTATCACGCTGGTCAAAGAATGGCTCGTCCCAACTCGCCAGCGCATGTGGTCAAACGGACTGCAAGCCATCATCCCGTTGATCTCATCCGAAGAGTTTGATAACTTGCCGCCCATCTTCGAAATCGTCGAACCTATTTTCAAAGCCTCTCCAGCCGCGTTACAATTCGACCTGAGGGATTTGCTCATTGCTCTGCACAAAACAGCACCGGATGAAACGTTGTATTTCCTCCAGCAAATCCTGAAAGAATCAAACAGCCCAATGCCCAAAGTCGCATTGCGGCGCATGTCGCCGGAACTGCCCGCCGACCTGCAACAACAAGTGCGAGAGATGCTGAGACGCACGAAGGCTTGA
- a CDS encoding DUF1684 domain-containing protein, with the protein MANEEYIKNIMKWREEVDNNLRRENGWLALAGLFWLRKGTNLIGSSSDADILLPKRAPARLGTFEFDGNNVTLHVESDLPVEVNGVESKSALLDADQEDVPSFITFDEMRMVVLRRSKGVGIRLWDNTREERRVFPPREWYPVKEVLRVQATFTCYETPQIVKMPDILGAILDEPMQGYVTFELNGRKHELMVEELSDRRLFIQFMDETNSHPTYPSGRYHYTDPHEDGKVVVDFNKAYSPPCAFTDFATCTFPPQENHLRVAIEAGEIYPERQHNHHH; encoded by the coding sequence ATGGCTAACGAAGAATACATCAAGAACATCATGAAATGGCGCGAGGAAGTGGATAACAACCTGCGCCGCGAAAACGGATGGCTCGCCCTCGCTGGCTTGTTCTGGCTTCGCAAAGGGACGAACCTCATCGGCTCGTCGTCCGATGCGGACATCCTGCTCCCCAAGCGCGCGCCGGCGCGCCTCGGCACGTTCGAATTCGACGGGAATAACGTCACTCTCCACGTTGAATCAGACCTCCCCGTCGAAGTGAACGGGGTTGAGTCCAAATCCGCGCTGTTGGATGCCGATCAGGAGGATGTGCCGTCGTTCATCACTTTCGATGAGATGCGGATGGTCGTCTTGCGCCGCTCGAAGGGAGTCGGCATTCGTCTGTGGGATAACACACGGGAGGAACGACGCGTCTTTCCGCCCCGCGAGTGGTACCCGGTGAAGGAAGTGCTGCGCGTCCAAGCGACATTTACCTGCTATGAAACGCCGCAGATCGTGAAGATGCCCGACATCCTCGGCGCCATCCTCGACGAGCCGATGCAGGGCTACGTCACGTTCGAGTTGAACGGCAGGAAACATGAATTGATGGTGGAGGAACTTTCAGACCGCCGCCTGTTCATCCAGTTTATGGACGAGACCAACAGCCACCCCACCTATCCATCCGGGCGGTATCACTACACTGATCCGCACGAAGATGGGAAAGTGGTTGTTGATTTCAACAAGGCATATAGCCCGCCATGTGCGTTCACCGATTTCGCCACTTGTACTTTTCCGCCGCAGGAGAATCATTTACGCGTGGCGATCGAAGCGGGCGAGATCTATCCAGAACGCCAGCATAACCATCATCATTAA
- the acs gene encoding acetate--CoA ligase, with amino-acid sequence MATKKSRPASKKSKPIKRTASKPKKLSGEVFYPSKEVIAEARLKDWDKLARSAKKDFRGFWEAEAKELEWYGKWKKVLDDSKKPFFKWFTGAKVNIVHNCIDRHLKTHYKNKLALIWESEDGKEHRTFSYYAMNREVTRMANLIKAMGVKKGDRVTIYMGRVPEITFAMLACAKIGAIHSVVFGGFSVDSLAERIEDSDSKLVITCDGSYQNGKIVQLKQIVDDSLKRCPSVENVIVVKRVGNEVNMETGRDHWYHDLLAQPVAEGKCETEVMDAEDTLFILYTSGSTGKPKAIVHTHGGYMVGTYSTLKYCFDIRDDDRWWCTADPGWVTGHSYIVYGPMLNGATSFLFEGGPAYPEPNRWWQCIERYGITLFYTAPTAIRGLMRFGESWPDKHDLSSLRLLGTVGEPINPEAWKWYHRVIGKGKLPIIDTWWQTETGAFMITPTPVVPLKPGSGTRPFFGQEAEVVDEQGKPVADDTEGYLVLKNPWPAMLRTIYGDPDRYVNQYWSKYPGKYTTGDSAKRDRDGYFWIIGRVDDVIKVSGHRLGTAEVESALVSHPAVAEAAAIGLPHDIKGQGIYTFVMLRAGMVASAELTEELRQHVATHMGPIARPEEVRFVDKLPKTRSGKIMRRVLKARAQGLPEGDISTLEE; translated from the coding sequence ATGGCAACGAAAAAATCCAGACCTGCGAGCAAGAAATCGAAACCGATAAAACGGACAGCGTCTAAGCCGAAGAAATTATCCGGCGAAGTCTTCTACCCCTCCAAGGAAGTTATCGCAGAGGCGCGATTGAAAGACTGGGACAAACTCGCCCGCTCCGCCAAAAAAGACTTCCGCGGCTTCTGGGAAGCGGAAGCGAAAGAACTCGAATGGTACGGCAAATGGAAAAAAGTGTTGGACGATTCCAAAAAGCCGTTTTTCAAATGGTTCACGGGGGCGAAGGTCAACATCGTCCACAACTGCATTGACCGTCACCTGAAAACGCACTACAAAAACAAACTCGCCCTCATCTGGGAGAGCGAAGACGGCAAGGAACACCGCACGTTTTCGTATTACGCCATGAACCGCGAAGTGACGCGCATGGCGAACCTGATCAAAGCCATGGGCGTGAAAAAAGGCGACCGCGTCACCATCTACATGGGGCGTGTGCCTGAGATCACGTTTGCGATGCTGGCGTGCGCCAAGATCGGCGCGATCCACTCGGTGGTGTTCGGCGGCTTCTCGGTCGATTCGCTCGCGGAACGCATCGAAGACAGCGACTCGAAACTCGTCATCACCTGCGACGGCTCGTATCAAAACGGGAAGATCGTGCAACTCAAACAGATCGTGGACGACTCGCTCAAACGTTGTCCATCCGTTGAGAACGTGATCGTGGTCAAGCGCGTCGGCAACGAGGTCAACATGGAGACCGGGCGCGACCACTGGTACCACGACCTGCTCGCCCAGCCGGTCGCCGAGGGCAAGTGCGAAACCGAGGTGATGGACGCGGAAGACACACTCTTCATCCTCTACACCAGCGGCTCTACTGGCAAGCCCAAAGCCATCGTCCACACACACGGCGGCTACATGGTCGGCACGTATTCCACGCTCAAATATTGCTTCGACATTCGCGACGACGACCGCTGGTGGTGCACCGCCGACCCCGGCTGGGTGACCGGGCATTCGTATATCGTTTACGGTCCCATGCTCAACGGCGCGACCTCCTTCCTTTTTGAAGGCGGACCCGCCTACCCGGAACCGAATCGCTGGTGGCAATGCATCGAGCGCTACGGGATTACGCTCTTCTACACCGCGCCCACCGCCATCCGCGGATTGATGCGTTTCGGCGAATCGTGGCCCGACAAGCACGATCTTTCCTCCTTACGCCTGCTCGGCACGGTGGGAGAGCCGATCAACCCCGAAGCGTGGAAGTGGTATCACCGCGTCATCGGCAAAGGCAAATTGCCAATCATTGACACGTGGTGGCAAACCGAGACCGGCGCGTTCATGATCACGCCCACGCCGGTTGTGCCGCTCAAGCCCGGTTCGGGGACGCGTCCGTTCTTCGGGCAGGAAGCGGAAGTGGTGGACGAGCAAGGCAAACCTGTCGCGGACGATACGGAAGGTTATCTCGTGTTGAAGAACCCGTGGCCCGCCATGCTCCGCACAATTTACGGCGACCCCGACCGCTATGTGAATCAATATTGGAGCAAGTATCCCGGCAAATACACCACCGGCGATTCAGCCAAACGCGACCGCGACGGCTATTTCTGGATCATCGGCCGCGTAGACGATGTGATCAAAGTCTCCGGTCACCGGCTTGGCACAGCGGAAGTTGAATCGGCTCTGGTGAGTCATCCCGCTGTCGCGGAAGCCGCGGCGATCGGTCTGCCGCACGACATCAAAGGACAAGGCATCTACACCTTCGTGATGCTGCGCGCGGGCATGGTCGCATCGGCGGAACTGACGGAGGAATTACGCCAACATGTCGCCACCCACATGGGACCCATCGCCCGCCCGGAGGAGGTCCGCTTTGTGGATAAACTCCCCAAGACGCGCTCCGGCAAGATCATGCGCCGCGTGTTGAAAGCCCGCGCACAGGGTTTGCCTGAGGGAGATATTTCGACGCTGGAGGAATAG
- the proS gene encoding proline--tRNA ligase has protein sequence MAEDNISTGSMRRLPTRAEDFSEWYNQLVVKSDMADYAPVRGCMVVKPYGWALWENITAWLDAEFKRTGHVNAAFPTLIPLSFFEKEKEHVEGFSPQLAVVTHGGGEELEEKLVVRPTSETIIGYMYSKWVKSWRDLPILIVQWGSVLRWEIRTKLFLRTAEFYWHEGHTAHADANEAMEEMYRILDIYEKFCLEEAAIPVFKGPKSESERFPGAQITTSIEAMMWDKRALQSGTSHYFGTNFAKAFDIKFLDKSNELQFAETTSWAISSRIIGAMIMVHGDDQGLVLPPRLAPIQAVVVPIFKNDAEKTKVMEVADRLFAELKSAGIRVKMDDRDNVSSGFKFNDWELRGVPVRVEIGPKDVEKGTVALARRDRPGREGKSFVSQTGLSSTVELLLREIQDSLLKRATEYRDANIHEPKDYEDLKRIVQDGWAFAYWCESLECEAKVKEEAKATTRNIPMNQPEQEGVCIVCGKASKRKVYFARAY, from the coding sequence ATGGCAGAAGATAACATTTCGACAGGCTCAATGCGGCGATTGCCCACTCGGGCAGAAGATTTTTCGGAATGGTACAACCAGCTCGTCGTGAAATCGGACATGGCAGATTACGCGCCTGTGCGCGGATGCATGGTCGTCAAGCCTTACGGCTGGGCGCTGTGGGAGAACATCACCGCGTGGCTGGATGCCGAGTTCAAGAGGACGGGTCACGTCAACGCGGCGTTCCCCACGTTGATTCCGCTTTCGTTCTTTGAAAAAGAAAAAGAACACGTGGAAGGATTCTCACCTCAGTTGGCGGTCGTCACGCACGGCGGCGGCGAGGAACTCGAAGAGAAACTCGTTGTCCGCCCCACGTCTGAGACGATCATCGGCTACATGTATTCCAAGTGGGTCAAGTCGTGGCGTGACCTGCCCATCTTAATCGTGCAATGGGGTTCGGTTCTGCGTTGGGAAATCCGCACGAAACTTTTCCTCCGCACGGCTGAGTTTTACTGGCATGAAGGTCACACCGCGCACGCGGACGCGAACGAAGCGATGGAAGAGATGTATCGCATCCTCGACATCTACGAGAAGTTCTGTCTCGAAGAAGCGGCGATCCCCGTCTTCAAAGGGCCCAAAAGCGAATCGGAGCGCTTCCCTGGGGCGCAGATCACCACGTCCATCGAAGCGATGATGTGGGACAAGCGCGCCCTGCAATCGGGCACGTCGCATTATTTCGGCACGAACTTCGCCAAGGCGTTCGACATCAAATTCCTCGACAAAAGCAACGAACTCCAATTTGCCGAAACCACCTCGTGGGCGATCTCAAGCCGCATCATCGGCGCGATGATCATGGTGCACGGCGACGATCAGGGACTCGTCCTGCCTCCCCGCCTCGCGCCCATTCAAGCGGTGGTCGTTCCCATTTTCAAAAACGACGCCGAGAAAACAAAAGTGATGGAAGTCGCCGACCGTCTCTTTGCGGAACTCAAGTCGGCTGGCATCCGCGTCAAAATGGACGACCGCGACAACGTCAGCAGTGGATTCAAATTCAACGATTGGGAACTGCGCGGCGTCCCCGTCCGCGTGGAGATCGGTCCAAAGGATGTCGAGAAGGGAACCGTCGCGCTCGCTCGTCGGGATAGACCTGGACGCGAGGGCAAATCCTTCGTTTCGCAAACGGGTCTTTCTTCGACGGTGGAACTGCTTCTCCGTGAGATACAGGATTCACTCCTCAAGAGGGCAACCGAGTACCGCGACGCCAACATCCACGAGCCCAAGGATTACGAGGATTTGAAGCGAATTGTTCAAGATGGCTGGGCATTCGCCTACTGGTGCGAATCGCTGGAATGTGAAGCGAAGGTCAAGGAAGAGGCAAAAGCCACCACGCGCAACATCCCCATGAACCAGCCCGAGCAAGAAGGCGTGTGCATCGTCTGCGGCAAAGCTTCGAAACGAAAAGTTTATTTCGCGAGAGCGTACTAA
- a CDS encoding ECF transporter S component yields the protein MNKSILIFLGVVLVFFAVVMFVLGAGEAQEGAMFNFSTDQSTVVLRFVFVVIGLAIAYGVYAATKNDSAWEVGTRQVVWMAIGAALYAVFSYLFNGTVFVVPSLSQVALRPAVAIPMFFGYAFGPVVGFFTGAVGNTFGDALTGFGLSPQWSIGNGLIGFISGCWMLFKSRKESMNTVLYLSGALAVVTALLFFVFRDTPNMLFFDVENNIFGDAQISLFAGIAILIGFALVFAVRYFFGSNEEIATAVTWGMLGNILGLLFAALSDIFINGFSLPAAVVGEFLPSAGPNLIFAAILVPLLVVAYGSVQRQSGR from the coding sequence ATGAATAAATCAATACTGATCTTTCTGGGCGTGGTGCTCGTGTTCTTCGCAGTCGTCATGTTCGTGCTGGGCGCGGGCGAAGCGCAGGAAGGCGCCATGTTCAATTTTTCGACCGATCAAAGCACCGTTGTCCTCCGCTTCGTGTTCGTGGTGATCGGTTTGGCAATTGCGTACGGCGTCTATGCCGCGACGAAAAACGATTCCGCTTGGGAAGTTGGCACTCGTCAAGTAGTTTGGATGGCGATCGGCGCGGCGTTGTATGCCGTGTTTTCGTATCTGTTCAACGGCACGGTCTTCGTTGTGCCATCGTTGAGTCAGGTCGCGCTTCGTCCTGCCGTCGCGATCCCGATGTTCTTCGGTTACGCCTTCGGACCTGTGGTCGGTTTCTTCACCGGCGCGGTGGGTAATACCTTCGGCGACGCGTTGACCGGCTTCGGGCTTTCGCCGCAGTGGAGCATCGGCAACGGTTTGATCGGCTTCATCTCTGGTTGCTGGATGCTGTTCAAGAGTCGCAAGGAAAGCATGAACACCGTGCTGTATTTGAGCGGCGCTCTCGCTGTGGTTACCGCGTTGTTGTTCTTCGTGTTCCGCGATACGCCCAACATGCTGTTCTTTGACGTTGAGAACAATATCTTCGGCGATGCCCAAATCTCGCTGTTTGCCGGAATTGCCATTCTGATCGGCTTCGCGCTGGTCTTTGCCGTTCGCTACTTCTTCGGCTCGAATGAAGAGATCGCGACTGCGGTCACTTGGGGCATGCTCGGAAACATCCTTGGTCTGCTCTTCGCCGCGCTGTCGGACATTTTCATCAATGGCTTTAGCCTTCCGGCGGCTGTCGTCGGCGAGTTCCTGCCCTCGGCTGGACCTAACTTGATCTTTGCCGCGATCCTTGTGCCTTTGCTCGTGGTGGCATACGGTTCGGTGCAGAGACAGTCGGGGAGATAA
- a CDS encoding energy-coupling factor transporter transmembrane component T, translated as MLVAWRYRNRKSLIQSFDPRAWLIFYACFLVSTLAFWDVRPLLFFFALAMFVLFTSGVTWKEMRRAFLFIIGFVVFFAILTFLTGRGGSELYEKEHLIRQYKASFSILGWTPTLDVTVERAFYAVSQFVRVSSIAVMTILIPYSLNPALYGITFKGLGLPDKFAYAMDLTMRFIPTFARDFQLTMDAQRARGYEIEKLNGGIVEQVRKMAPIFVPVTIHAIISSEDIIDAMDLRAFGVGPRTWLEVLTRDLKDRVLIWLGVAILVASLIAGFMGYGNFWVPESLIQLFGG; from the coding sequence ATGCTCGTCGCCTGGCGATATCGAAATCGCAAATCCCTGATCCAATCGTTCGACCCGCGCGCGTGGTTGATCTTCTACGCGTGCTTTCTCGTTTCCACGCTCGCCTTTTGGGACGTGCGTCCGCTATTATTTTTCTTCGCCCTCGCGATGTTCGTGCTCTTCACTTCCGGCGTCACGTGGAAGGAAATGCGCCGCGCCTTTTTGTTCATCATTGGCTTTGTCGTCTTCTTTGCCATTCTCACCTTCCTGACCGGCAGAGGGGGGAGTGAACTTTACGAGAAGGAACATCTCATCCGCCAGTACAAAGCGTCCTTTTCAATTTTAGGTTGGACGCCGACATTGGATGTCACCGTGGAGCGCGCCTTCTATGCCGTGAGTCAGTTCGTGCGCGTTTCGAGCATCGCAGTGATGACGATTCTGATTCCCTATTCGTTGAATCCCGCCTTGTACGGCATCACCTTCAAAGGCTTGGGGTTGCCCGATAAATTTGCCTATGCCATGGATTTGACGATGCGCTTCATCCCGACCTTTGCGCGCGACTTCCAATTGACGATGGACGCGCAGAGGGCGCGCGGCTATGAGATTGAAAAACTCAATGGGGGAATTGTTGAACAAGTTCGCAAGATGGCGCCGATCTTTGTGCCGGTCACCATCCATGCCATTATCAGCAGTGAGGACATCATCGACGCGATGGACTTACGCGCCTTCGGCGTCGGTCCGCGCACGTGGCTGGAGGTGTTGACTCGCGACCTCAAAGATCGTGTGCTGATCTGGCTCGGTGTGGCGATTCTGGTAGCATCCCTGATCGCCGGGTTTATGGGGTATGGAAATTTTTGGGTGCCGGAGTCGTTGATCCAACTATTTGGTGGATGA
- a CDS encoding type II toxin-antitoxin system RelE/ParE family toxin, translating to MYTAKFTQEALDQLAELNKADAQQVMKKLRWLSENFEQATHQQLTGSLKGVFKLRAGDYRALYTFDSKEQAITVHMVKHRREVYKTK from the coding sequence ATGTACACCGCCAAGTTCACGCAAGAAGCGCTGGATCAACTTGCGGAACTGAATAAAGCGGACGCCCAGCAGGTAATGAAAAAACTGCGCTGGTTGAGTGAAAATTTTGAGCAGGCAACCCATCAGCAACTCACCGGTTCATTGAAAGGGGTATTCAAATTACGCGCAGGAGATTACCGGGCGCTGTACACCTTTGATTCAAAGGAACAAGCCATCACAGTGCATATGGTCAAGCATCGGCGCGAAGTGTACAAAACCAAGTAG